One region of Thiorhodovibrio frisius genomic DNA includes:
- a CDS encoding SiaB family protein kinase, which translates to MHLARDYFEFQRLTGNRGLIFSFVGFLSEGILYSLGEALKQKMTLEDTDANVTKRVFSVFVEQVQNILRYSSERLIDPPSQATALSSGMVSVGREADGFFVVCGNVVREQEAIALDQRLSAMAKMDKTELKALYKEKLREPAESDSIGGNVGLIEIARRSSRPIEFDFVPVGQQQTFFCLKAYI; encoded by the coding sequence ATGCATCTCGCCCGTGACTATTTCGAGTTTCAGCGACTGACCGGCAATCGCGGTCTGATTTTCTCCTTCGTCGGTTTTTTGTCCGAGGGGATTCTGTACTCCCTCGGCGAAGCGCTGAAACAGAAAATGACCCTCGAAGACACCGACGCGAACGTCACCAAGCGCGTTTTCTCCGTCTTTGTCGAACAGGTGCAAAATATCCTGCGGTATTCATCGGAGCGCTTGATCGACCCGCCCAGCCAAGCGACGGCACTCAGCTCGGGCATGGTCTCGGTCGGTCGCGAGGCGGATGGCTTTTTTGTCGTCTGTGGCAATGTGGTGCGCGAGCAAGAAGCCATTGCACTCGATCAGCGCCTCAGCGCCATGGCGAAAATGGACAAGACCGAGCTCAAGGCGCTTTACAAGGAAAAACTCAGAGAACCCGCAGAGTCCGATAGCATCGGCGGCAATGTCGGTCTGATTGAGATCGCGCGTCGTTCGAGTCGGCCAATTGAGTTCGACTTCGTTCCCGTTGGCCAGCAGCAGACATTTTTCTGTCTCAAGGCCTATATTTAA
- a CDS encoding HD-GYP domain-containing protein, giving the protein MNQAATASILIVDDNQENIDVLKGMLSGHYGIRVATSGRLALKIARSGKPPDLILLDVMMPEMDGYEVCQQLKADERTQSIPVIFVTALSDADDETRGLELGAVDYLIKPLNAAITMARIKTHLMLNDRSRLLQELVDDQTQCLVHKTLELEASRLEILRRLGRAGEYRDNETGLHVIRLSHYVQLLAKAAELPGETVERIMSASLLHDIGKIAIPDRILLKPGKLTEEEFEVIKTHTTIGAEIIGEHPHPLIRMARDIAVTHHEKWNGKGYPLGLAGTEIPLHGRMTAIADIFDALTSVRPYKEAWSLDKALDVIAKEAGNALDPELVALFLGLRPQIESVKETFADGAAGAD; this is encoded by the coding sequence TTGAACCAAGCAGCGACGGCTTCGATTTTGATTGTCGATGACAACCAGGAAAATATCGATGTCCTCAAAGGCATGCTGTCTGGCCACTATGGCATCCGGGTGGCGACCAGCGGTCGCCTGGCGCTGAAGATCGCGCGCTCCGGCAAGCCGCCCGATCTCATCTTGCTCGATGTGATGATGCCGGAGATGGATGGCTATGAGGTGTGCCAACAGCTCAAGGCCGATGAGCGCACCCAGTCAATTCCGGTGATCTTTGTCACGGCGCTCAGCGATGCGGACGACGAGACGCGCGGTCTCGAGCTTGGCGCGGTGGACTATTTGATCAAGCCGTTGAATGCCGCTATCACCATGGCGCGCATCAAGACGCATCTGATGCTGAATGATCGCAGTCGCCTGCTGCAAGAATTGGTTGATGATCAGACGCAATGCCTGGTGCACAAGACCCTGGAGTTGGAAGCCTCACGGCTTGAGATCCTGCGCCGGCTAGGGCGGGCGGGGGAGTATCGCGACAATGAAACCGGCCTGCACGTCATCCGTTTGAGCCACTACGTTCAGTTGCTGGCCAAGGCGGCGGAGCTACCCGGCGAGACGGTCGAGCGGATCATGAGCGCCTCCTTGCTGCACGACATCGGCAAAATCGCGATTCCGGATCGCATCTTGCTCAAACCGGGCAAGCTGACCGAGGAGGAATTTGAGGTCATCAAGACTCACACCACCATTGGCGCTGAGATCATCGGCGAGCACCCGCATCCATTGATCCGCATGGCGCGCGACATCGCCGTGACGCACCACGAGAAATGGAATGGCAAAGGCTATCCGCTGGGGCTGGCGGGGACGGAGATCCCGCTGCACGGTCGCATGACGGCGATTGCAGATATTTTCGATGCCCTGACCAGCGTGCGACCCTATAAAGAGGCATGGAGCCTGGATAAAGCGCTGGACGTCATTGCCAAGGAAGCGGGAAATGCCCTCGACCCCGAGCTTGTCGCGCTCTTTCTTGGTCTGCGCCCGCAGATCGAATCCGTCAAGGAAACCTTCGCCGATGGCGCGGCAGGCGCAGACTAA
- a CDS encoding TRAP transporter substrate-binding protein: MVPRPPPGLAVAVVIAIILVIALLLVTAGVWMPNKAPANGVPTSGVPATSAPDQAPLAEEPGARAAIAPLTLRLGHNMVEDSALHAAAARYAREVEARSDGRIRIEVYPASRLGNDLQMIEMAKQGSLDLLLSPTAKLSSDVPAIQFVDLPFYYDSRATLYAILDGEPGQMLLDKLRPVGLVGVTFWGNGFKQFTANSPLRTPEDFHDLRFRVMKSRIIIQQFRLLGATPVPIEFNATYQALADGAVDGQENPLVAIVGMRFYEVQSHLTLSHHGYLAYVLSISAKVFDQLPDSARTLLIAVAEEVTQWEREETQRRDADYLERVKAAGVTVTTLTAAERERFVKALAVIPQRFETLIGADLHAAIEDMRADRENANTGSASGSTSAGTSAGTSGNRNTTPVD; encoded by the coding sequence ATGGTGCCTCGCCCGCCGCCCGGTCTTGCCGTTGCTGTTGTCATCGCGATCATCCTGGTGATCGCGCTGCTCTTGGTGACCGCTGGAGTCTGGATGCCAAACAAAGCGCCCGCCAACGGGGTGCCCACAAGCGGGGTGCCGGCAACCAGCGCGCCTGATCAGGCCCCGCTGGCCGAAGAGCCCGGCGCGCGCGCGGCGATTGCACCTCTAACTCTGCGGCTCGGGCACAACATGGTAGAGGATAGCGCCCTGCATGCCGCCGCCGCGCGCTATGCCCGAGAAGTCGAAGCGCGTAGCGACGGGCGCATTCGCATCGAGGTGTATCCGGCCAGCCGCCTGGGCAACGATCTTCAGATGATCGAAATGGCCAAGCAGGGAAGCTTGGATTTGCTGCTGTCGCCGACGGCCAAGTTAAGCTCGGACGTTCCGGCCATCCAGTTTGTTGATCTGCCGTTTTATTATGATTCGCGCGCCACGCTCTACGCCATCCTCGATGGCGAGCCGGGGCAAATGCTGCTCGACAAACTCCGACCGGTAGGCCTGGTGGGCGTGACCTTTTGGGGAAATGGCTTCAAGCAGTTTACGGCCAACAGCCCCTTGCGCACCCCGGAGGACTTTCACGACCTGCGCTTTCGGGTCATGAAAAGCCGCATCATTATCCAGCAGTTCCGGTTGCTGGGTGCCACGCCGGTGCCGATCGAATTCAACGCGACCTATCAGGCACTGGCTGATGGCGCCGTGGATGGTCAGGAAAACCCGCTGGTGGCCATCGTCGGCATGCGCTTTTATGAGGTGCAATCACATCTGACCCTGAGCCACCATGGCTACCTGGCCTATGTGCTGTCGATCAGCGCCAAGGTGTTTGATCAGCTACCGGACTCGGCGCGCACGCTGCTGATCGCTGTCGCCGAGGAAGTCACCCAGTGGGAACGCGAGGAAACACAACGCCGAGACGCCGACTATCTCGAACGCGTCAAGGCAGCGGGCGTGACGGTGACCACGCTCACCGCTGCCGAGCGCGAGCGCTTTGTCAAAGCGCTCGCCGTGATCCCCCAGCGCTTCGAGACGCTGATCGGTGCCGACCTGCATGCCGCGATTGAGGACATGCGCGCTGACCGGGAAAACGCTAACACCGGGAGCGCCAGCGGGAGCACCAGCGCGGGCACCAGCGCGGGCACCAGTGGCAACCGGAACACCACACCGGTGGATTGA
- a CDS encoding response regulator, which translates to MTQQAVTASTDKPTILAVDDAPGDLKILAKILKDDYRVKLACNGAAALEAANATEKPDLILLDVKMPDLDGYEVCRRLKSNPLTQNIPVIFVTALDKFQGETVGFDLGAADYITKPIKPVIVRARVRTQLALYDQTRHLETLVRERTQALERTRLQVVEILGRAAELKDEETGLHVVRMSRYVGLLAQAHGLEEDFCKLLQHAAMMHDVGKIGIPDHILRKPDRLDEAEFAEIRRHAEIGARIIGQNADDSHSLIELASIIALTHHEKWDGSGYPHGLAGEDIPLVGRIAAVADVFDALTSDRPYKAAWSIEDAVALLKRERGRHFDPHLVDSFEKILPRIIAVREASLDK; encoded by the coding sequence ATGACTCAGCAAGCCGTCACCGCTAGCACCGACAAACCAACGATTCTTGCCGTGGATGACGCGCCAGGGGATTTGAAAATTCTTGCTAAGATTCTCAAAGACGACTACCGCGTGAAACTGGCTTGCAATGGGGCCGCAGCGCTTGAAGCGGCAAACGCGACTGAAAAGCCGGATTTGATTCTGCTCGACGTGAAGATGCCTGATCTTGACGGCTACGAAGTTTGCCGACGCCTGAAAAGCAACCCGTTGACTCAGAATATCCCGGTTATCTTCGTCACGGCTTTAGATAAATTCCAAGGCGAAACCGTCGGCTTCGACCTAGGCGCGGCGGATTATATTACAAAGCCGATTAAACCCGTGATTGTCCGGGCGCGCGTGCGAACGCAACTCGCGCTCTACGATCAGACACGCCACCTCGAAACCCTGGTGCGAGAGCGCACCCAGGCGCTTGAGCGGACCCGGCTGCAAGTTGTAGAAATACTCGGGCGTGCGGCCGAGCTGAAGGATGAGGAAACCGGTCTGCATGTGGTGCGCATGAGCCGCTACGTCGGTCTGCTCGCACAAGCCCATGGTCTGGAGGAAGACTTCTGTAAGTTGTTGCAGCATGCCGCCATGATGCACGACGTGGGCAAGATCGGCATCCCGGACCACATTTTGCGCAAGCCCGATCGCCTCGACGAGGCCGAATTTGCTGAGATCCGCCGACACGCCGAAATCGGCGCCAGAATCATCGGCCAGAACGCCGACGACAGCCATTCACTGATCGAGCTTGCGAGCATTATCGCGCTTACCCACCACGAAAAATGGGATGGCAGCGGTTATCCGCACGGACTTGCCGGGGAAGACATTCCTTTGGTCGGGCGCATCGCCGCTGTTGCCGATGTGTTCGATGCCTTAACCTCTGACCGGCCCTACAAAGCCGCCTGGAGCATCGAGGACGCTGTCGCTCTGCTCAAACGCGAGCGCGGACGTCATTTTGATCCGCATCTGGTGGATAGTTTTGAGAAGATTTTGCCGCGCATCATCGCCGTGCGCGAGGCATCTCTGGACAAATGA
- a CDS encoding response regulator — MTDPHSILIVDDQIDNQRSLVNLLKLEYHVLATREAVAAIRLLCRTGATFNMMAQRAGVGAVMRPVLRAPNVRRCPWESTDASRP; from the coding sequence ATGACAGACCCGCATTCGATTCTGATCGTTGACGATCAGATTGACAACCAGCGCAGTCTTGTCAATCTGCTCAAGCTGGAGTATCACGTACTGGCAACGCGCGAGGCTGTCGCGGCTATTCGGCTATTGTGCCGCACTGGCGCGACCTTTAACATGATGGCTCAAAGAGCCGGTGTCGGCGCGGTGATGCGACCGGTCCTCAGAGCCCCCAATGTCAGGCGCTGCCCGTGGGAGTCCACCGATGCATCTCGCCCGTGA
- a CDS encoding diguanylate cyclase, which yields MPLRLKLLLFVLPLVIGPLLGLGWLAYDGLRTNAETTLLREMDTLLEQVTLSEETHRRTALANAKLFGGSNLLKRYLFAPEDERVSFLLLPLLNLFASYHDAYADYGDIRLIDPDGKQLARYLADEHGSASALVGLDDYLDALRASDQPALARYVRNQDGEPRLLVGLKLVFVDPVFEDNSFAEPSLRGFLLLVISPEHLRQQVEKGSFGRNGRILFADAEARRLFADGANPAGEWLSASLHASVTAATSAHSVQRTEQAGHGNLVSARELTPNLSLIALLSEDELDAAGAALGRKVVIIALVTLLLASTLLLIALHLLVLQPVRQLERGAQAIGAGNLQMRLVVRGRDELAHLAAVFNHMAANLQTSQQEKDRAQQEALDSKQLAIDSLRKADRLKDDFLANTSHELRTPLHGIIGLAESLRGGAAGPLTAATDDNLRLIIASGRRLATLVNDILDFSRLRHRELRLNLTAVDVRAVCELVLQLVASLAEPKGLELINKVPQGLPPALADENRLQQILYNLLGNAIKFTKQGWVQVCAEVDDDGRIALRVCDSGPGIAPEQHEAVFASFEQLDSGAGRVHGGTGLGLAVTRSLVQALGGSISLESQPGAGACFNFTLPVADPTAQAAGQALAADMAPSAMAEAEAGTAQAQMLPGADRLVGASDASDTTDAMLRDWRGNGQLVLVVDDDPVNLRVLDNQLGIQGFRVQTAPDGEQALALMAAVGSDQSDGAPKDWITGPPSDVPEAMHGVLPAEQPSVVLIDVMMPHMNGFELCQRLRQRFGPDELPIVFLTARNREGDILHGFSVGGNDYLPKPFSRGELIARVHAHASLVERTQSLRLLTRELEQRVTARTHELEAARAEMERLAMLDGLTQLLNRRALDLAVEREWSRAQRHAQPLSALMLDVDFFKAYNDRYGHPEGDRCLQAVADVMCEQARRGGDLVARYGGEEFCVLVADDADQALPLAERIRAAVAALGIAHDDSEVADHVTVSIGVATRVPDGAMPASALLERADAALYRAKRQGRNCVLVDRGPDD from the coding sequence ATGCCACTGCGGCTCAAACTGCTGTTATTCGTTCTGCCGCTCGTCATCGGCCCGTTGCTTGGGCTCGGCTGGCTGGCCTACGACGGTCTGCGCACCAATGCCGAGACGACGCTGCTGCGGGAAATGGACACTCTGCTCGAGCAGGTAACGCTGAGCGAGGAAACCCACCGCCGCACGGCGCTCGCCAATGCCAAGCTATTCGGCGGCTCCAATCTGCTCAAGCGCTATCTGTTCGCACCCGAGGATGAGCGCGTCAGCTTTCTACTACTGCCGCTGCTGAATCTGTTCGCGAGCTATCACGACGCCTATGCCGACTATGGCGACATCCGCCTGATCGACCCGGACGGCAAGCAACTGGCGCGCTATCTGGCGGACGAGCATGGCAGCGCGTCGGCGTTGGTGGGCTTGGATGACTATCTCGACGCGCTGCGCGCGAGCGACCAGCCAGCGCTGGCCCGCTATGTGCGGAACCAAGACGGCGAGCCGCGGTTGCTGGTGGGACTCAAGCTGGTGTTTGTCGATCCGGTGTTCGAGGACAACAGCTTCGCCGAGCCGTCCTTGCGCGGTTTTTTGTTACTGGTGATTTCGCCTGAGCATCTGCGCCAGCAGGTCGAGAAGGGCAGTTTTGGTCGCAACGGTCGCATTCTCTTTGCCGATGCTGAGGCAAGACGGCTGTTTGCCGACGGGGCCAATCCGGCTGGTGAGTGGCTTTCCGCAAGTTTGCACGCCTCGGTGACGGCGGCAACGAGCGCTCATAGCGTGCAACGAACCGAACAAGCCGGACATGGCAATCTGGTCAGCGCGCGCGAGCTGACACCCAATCTGTCGCTGATTGCGCTCTTGTCGGAGGACGAGCTCGACGCCGCCGGGGCGGCCCTGGGGCGCAAGGTCGTCATCATTGCCCTTGTCACCCTGTTGCTCGCCTCAACCCTGCTGCTGATCGCGCTCCATCTGCTGGTGCTGCAGCCGGTTCGGCAGCTCGAGCGCGGTGCCCAGGCCATCGGCGCCGGCAATCTGCAAATGCGGCTGGTGGTGCGCGGCCGTGACGAGCTTGCTCATCTGGCGGCAGTGTTCAATCACATGGCGGCCAACCTGCAGACCTCGCAGCAGGAAAAGGACCGCGCCCAGCAGGAGGCGCTCGACAGCAAGCAGCTCGCAATCGACAGCCTGCGCAAGGCTGACCGGCTAAAGGATGATTTTCTCGCCAACACCTCGCATGAGTTGCGCACGCCGCTGCATGGCATCATCGGCCTGGCGGAGAGTCTGCGCGGCGGCGCCGCTGGCCCACTGACAGCGGCGACTGATGACAATCTGCGCCTGATCATCGCTTCCGGACGGCGGCTGGCAACCCTGGTTAACGATATTCTGGACTTCTCGCGGCTGCGTCATCGCGAGCTGCGGCTAAATCTCACTGCCGTGGATGTCCGGGCCGTTTGCGAGCTGGTCTTGCAGCTGGTGGCGAGCCTGGCCGAGCCCAAGGGACTGGAGTTGATCAACAAGGTGCCTCAGGGGCTGCCGCCGGCGCTAGCCGACGAGAACCGCCTGCAGCAGATTCTCTACAACCTGCTCGGCAATGCCATCAAGTTCACCAAGCAGGGCTGGGTGCAGGTCTGTGCCGAGGTGGATGACGACGGTCGGATTGCCCTGCGCGTCTGCGATTCCGGCCCAGGTATTGCGCCGGAGCAGCACGAGGCGGTCTTTGCCTCCTTCGAGCAACTCGACAGCGGCGCCGGGCGGGTGCATGGGGGCACCGGGCTCGGCCTCGCGGTCACCCGCTCGCTGGTGCAGGCGCTGGGCGGCAGTATTTCGCTCGAATCCCAACCCGGCGCTGGTGCCTGCTTCAATTTCACCTTGCCCGTGGCCGACCCGACAGCCCAGGCAGCCGGCCAGGCGCTGGCGGCTGACATGGCGCCTTCTGCGATGGCAGAAGCAGAAGCGGGAACAGCGCAAGCGCAGATGCTGCCCGGGGCGGACCGCCTGGTCGGCGCCAGCGACGCCAGCGATACCACCGACGCTATGCTGCGCGATTGGCGCGGCAACGGCCAGCTCGTGCTGGTGGTGGATGATGATCCGGTTAACCTGCGGGTGCTGGACAACCAGCTTGGCATCCAGGGATTCCGCGTCCAGACCGCTCCCGACGGGGAGCAGGCCCTGGCTCTAATGGCCGCCGTCGGGAGTGACCAGAGCGATGGCGCACCCAAGGATTGGATTACAGGCCCACCCTCAGACGTGCCCGAAGCTATGCACGGAGTTCTGCCAGCCGAACAACCCAGCGTGGTGCTGATCGATGTCATGATGCCGCATATGAACGGCTTCGAGCTGTGCCAGCGGTTGCGGCAGCGCTTCGGTCCGGACGAACTGCCGATTGTGTTCCTAACCGCGCGTAATCGCGAGGGCGACATCCTGCACGGCTTTAGCGTCGGCGGCAACGACTACCTGCCCAAGCCCTTCTCGCGCGGCGAGCTGATCGCGCGCGTTCATGCCCATGCCAGTCTGGTCGAGCGCACCCAGTCGCTGCGACTGCTGACGCGCGAGCTCGAACAGCGTGTGACTGCACGGACCCACGAATTGGAGGCGGCACGGGCGGAAATGGAACGCCTGGCGATGCTCGACGGCCTGACCCAGCTACTCAACCGCCGCGCGCTCGATCTGGCCGTGGAGCGAGAATGGAGTCGCGCACAACGCCATGCGCAGCCGCTCTCGGCGCTGATGCTGGACGTGGATTTCTTCAAGGCCTACAACGACCGCTACGGTCATCCGGAAGGCGACCGCTGCCTGCAGGCAGTGGCCGACGTGATGTGCGAGCAGGCGCGCCGCGGCGGCGACCTGGTGGCACGTTACGGTGGCGAGGAGTTCTGCGTCCTGGTCGCGGACGATGCCGACCAGGCACTGCCGCTGGCCGAGCGCATCCGTGCCGCCGTCGCCGCGCTCGGCATCGCGCACGATGACTCTGAGGTGGCCGACCATGTCACCGTCAGCATTGGCGTGGCAACCCGGGTGCCGGATGGCGCAATGCCAGCATCGGCGTTACTCGAGCGCGCCGATGCCGCGCTCTATCGGGCCAAGCGCCAGGGCCGAAATTGCGTATTGGTTGATCGTGGTCCAGACGATTGA
- a CDS encoding polyamine ABC transporter substrate-binding protein → MLFLLMVLWPSAYVLAESIESSALSDQQQQGDSPPRELVFYNWTAYVDQDVVKAFEEKYNARVEQRYFQSADERDETLMRNEGKGFDVLVVTAGDLPPYIKRGWLQPLEKAAIPNLEHIDRRWIEGFEGLDQYAAPYLWGTTGLIWRSDLIDQPLTSWGQYYAPQDAWTGHVMVLNQYRIAFGMALKSLGYSFNSTVPDEIDEAAALLRAQKPFVQNYGYFKTDADSGIVSGETWIGQTWNGDALMLMERNPAIRYIVPKEGGELMIDYLVIPAEAREPELANAFINWLHEPANAAACAQSLQFATTNLAAKALLPQDFLNNPVIYPPPEVFARSEVQQPLPAEIQARMISVWAQLIN, encoded by the coding sequence ATGCTGTTTCTGCTTATGGTGCTCTGGCCAAGCGCCTATGTGCTGGCCGAATCGATCGAGTCGAGTGCCCTGTCGGATCAGCAGCAGCAAGGGGACTCACCGCCGCGCGAGCTGGTGTTCTACAACTGGACCGCCTACGTCGATCAGGACGTGGTCAAGGCGTTCGAGGAAAAATACAACGCGCGGGTCGAGCAACGGTATTTTCAGTCCGCCGACGAGCGCGATGAAACCCTGATGCGGAATGAGGGCAAGGGCTTCGATGTGCTGGTGGTGACGGCCGGCGATCTGCCGCCTTACATCAAGCGCGGTTGGTTGCAGCCGCTCGAAAAGGCAGCCATTCCCAATCTGGAGCATATCGACCGGCGCTGGATTGAGGGCTTTGAAGGTTTAGACCAGTACGCCGCGCCTTACCTCTGGGGGACAACCGGACTCATTTGGCGCTCCGATTTGATCGATCAGCCGCTGACGAGTTGGGGCCAGTACTATGCGCCCCAAGATGCCTGGACTGGCCATGTGATGGTGCTCAATCAGTACCGGATTGCCTTTGGCATGGCGCTGAAATCCCTCGGGTATTCGTTCAATTCAACAGTGCCTGATGAAATTGACGAAGCCGCCGCCCTGCTGCGGGCGCAAAAGCCATTCGTGCAGAATTACGGCTATTTCAAGACCGATGCCGACTCGGGCATCGTCTCCGGGGAGACCTGGATCGGTCAGACCTGGAATGGCGATGCGCTGATGCTGATGGAGCGCAATCCGGCGATTCGCTACATCGTGCCTAAGGAAGGCGGGGAGTTGATGATCGATTATCTGGTCATACCCGCCGAGGCGCGCGAGCCCGAACTGGCCAATGCCTTCATCAACTGGTTACATGAGCCCGCCAACGCTGCGGCCTGCGCCCAAAGCCTGCAATTCGCGACCACCAATCTGGCGGCCAAAGCGCTGCTGCCGCAAGACTTCCTCAACAATCCGGTGATCTATCCGCCGCCTGAGGTGTTCGCGCGCAGCGAGGTGCAACAGCCGCTGCCGGCGGAGATTCAGGCACGCATGATTAGCGTCTGGGCGCAGTTGATCAATTAG
- a CDS encoding DUF4351 domain-containing protein, with protein sequence MMSQHPLRQVRGPFFAEQLRDGDPYELSNGHPIECLPAGGRHAWANLVGGLAMETDPKVDAAAVDAGYAFGSQDLRAPDIAVGNVPDAPGWISGVPPLAVEYADRGQDEDELQDKIRELLAAGTRYLWVVRLHGPRRVEIHEAGKTCQTLYPGQELRAPGVLKNPLPVEALYDPQAAHEAALRNLLQRKGYESLDAVRDQGRAEGMAEGELNILLRLLDKRLGGLAPVLATQIRGLDSARLSALGDALLDFQQEQDLRAWLNAN encoded by the coding sequence ATGATGTCGCAACACCCCCTGCGCCAAGTTCGCGGTCCCTTTTTCGCCGAGCAATTACGCGATGGCGATCCTTATGAACTGAGTAACGGCCATCCCATCGAATGCCTGCCCGCCGGGGGACGCCACGCCTGGGCCAATTTGGTCGGCGGCTTGGCTATGGAGACCGATCCCAAAGTAGATGCCGCAGCGGTGGATGCCGGTTATGCCTTTGGTTCGCAGGATCTCCGCGCTCCGGATATCGCCGTTGGCAATGTTCCCGACGCCCCTGGCTGGATTTCAGGTGTCCCGCCCCTGGCGGTGGAATATGCCGACCGCGGGCAAGATGAGGATGAGCTTCAAGACAAAATCCGCGAGCTTCTGGCCGCAGGAACGCGCTACCTGTGGGTGGTGCGTTTGCATGGCCCGCGACGAGTCGAGATCCATGAGGCGGGCAAGACCTGCCAGACGCTCTATCCGGGTCAGGAGCTTAGGGCGCCCGGTGTGCTGAAAAACCCGCTCCCGGTCGAGGCACTCTACGACCCACAGGCCGCGCACGAGGCGGCGCTGCGCAATCTGCTACAACGCAAGGGCTACGAGAGTCTGGATGCCGTTCGCGACCAAGGGAGGGCTGAGGGGATGGCTGAAGGCGAGCTAAACATCCTGTTGCGTCTCCTCGACAAGCGCCTGGGTGGCCTGGCCCCAGTTCTCGCGACCCAAATACGCGGGCTCGACTCAGCCCGACTAAGCGCGCTCGGCGATGCGCTGTTGGATTTCCAACAAGAGCAAGATCTGCGCGCATGGCTAAACGCCAATTGA